The Thermoanaerobaculia bacterium genome has a window encoding:
- a CDS encoding type II toxin-antitoxin system PemK/MazF family toxin translates to MRRGDLYWTDLIPRSGSKQKGRRPVILVSHNAFTSVPTWQSVIVVPLTTSSKARIGPTAIALSRGAGGLKQDSVALCHQVTTLDRGRLVERMGQIEKDDLRRIEAGLIVALDLEN, encoded by the coding sequence GTGAGGAGGGGAGATCTTTACTGGACTGACTTGATCCCCAGGTCCGGATCCAAGCAAAAAGGGCGACGTCCGGTCATTCTTGTTTCTCATAACGCCTTTACGTCGGTTCCAACCTGGCAATCTGTCATTGTCGTTCCCCTGACCACATCGTCGAAGGCCAGGATCGGCCCTACCGCGATAGCTCTTTCCCGGGGGGCAGGTGGTTTGAAACAAGACAGTGTTGCCTTGTGTCATCAGGTTACGACGCTGGATCGTGGCCGCCTTGTAGAGCGGATGGGTCAGATCGAAAAAGATGATTTACGGAGAATCGAGGCCGGGCTTATCGTTGCGTTGGATTTAGAAAATTAA